TGCATTCAGATTAGTTTCTTCAGAAAACTTGAGTTTGCCTCGTCTGAGACTGAGGGCAACCAGGTAATTCAGCAGGGGTTGCGCAGTAATCTCAATCAAGTTTCCCTGGTCTAGCTCAGCCGGTAAGCCAGTATAGCCACTGCCACTGGCTGCACCATAGTTTTGCCACCAAAGCTGCCGCTGGTCTTGCTCCAGCAGCTTTTTCGCATCCACGTAATGCTTCCGGTCATATTCAGACACAAAGTAGGGTAGGACATGCAAAATCTGTCCATCCTTACGAAAGTCGGTTTCATTTGCCTGCACCACCAGTTCTCGTCCGCTGATTAACACTTGCAAGCACCTTTCCCGTTGGTTAAGCCGCTCTACTTTACGCTGCACCTCACGCACGAAGTCCTGTGCGGTCTTCTCGGCAATTTTTCCTTGCATCGCCAACTCATCCAAGCCATCGAAGATGATCAACAGGCGGGATTCCCCCTGTTCGACCGCCAGCGGGTTGTGCGGTAATATCCTGTCCATCTGCACAAATTTGCCCACCGCATCAATCAGGTCATCTGAGGGTTCAAAGTGATGCAGCGGAATAAACAGAACGGGAATCGTGCCTTTTGCGGCCAGCTTCGCGGCAAACATTTTGGCAAAGGATGATTTGCCACTACCAGGACCGCCGCTAATCAAGCGAATTGCATCTGTTCGTACTGCTTTGCTGAGCCAGGTTTCTAACTCTTTCTCTAGCTCGACGACCACTCGCTCAGATTGCTTATTGCCTGCAATTCTCCCTTCTAGCTCCTCAGCCTTCTGCCCCTCAAGCTTGCGGTTGTAGTAAGCCCGTAGCGGTACATACACCCGCTTCAGGCTAAAGGCTTCCAAAAACATGGGTTCTTCCACCTGCTTTTGCAGCCAGGTGGCATACCGCAGCCATGCCTGAACACGCTCATTTGCCTGCGTAAAGGGCGTATCCAGCCTTTCTTTCAGTGCCCCATAGTCTTTGGCGTGACTGCCCCACTCCTCATGTAGTGCCCCTGCAAAGTAGATGGGCAGTCGGTCACTAATGGCTTGGGCATCCGCTTCGCTCAATTGACACTGCTTGAGCCATTCCATAAAGGCAGGTTTTACCACCTCAACAATGGCATCTTTGTCAGGATGCTCAAAAAACTTTTTATTGATCGTTAAACTGCTGGTTTCTAGAGCCTGATTAATTTGGGTTTGCAAGGCTTTAACATCAAATTTCTCTGGCTCCAACTCAGTTTTCTCATCAATCAGGGTCTTCATTGCCAGCAGCAGAGCGCGATAAACCAGCAACCAGGCGATTTCCCCCGCATTTGCGGCTAAATTCAGAGTCTTCAGAACTTCAGCCACATTTCCTGGCAGACTATCCAACTTGCCAAAACCCAGGTCTACTAAGCCTTTACCCAATGCATTCGAGAAATCTTTGAAATTGACCTTAATAGATTTCTTCAAAATTGAAGTCGGCTTGCTGATTGAGAGTCCAGATTCACCATTCATAGGTTTTTCGGGTTGGCAATTGCTGAAAAAATTTCTGAATGATTAATTTAAGCAGAACATTCAGCAACCGTCAGTAAAGACAGCCAATGAATTCAGAACGAGCGATCTCTTTATCTATCCTTGCCAAGCTGCGGCTGAAGCCATCATTCAGCAAGGCATTGAGAATGGTGAGATTGATCCAACGCTTGATCCAGAACTGATGATCGACATACTTTGAGGAGCCATCTATCTTCGGCCTTTGGTTGGACACTTACCGCTTGAACAGCAGTTTGCAGAGGAGCTGCCTCAATGGGCGCTCATCGTTCTCAAGATTACAGATTCAAAACCTTTCCTACCCTGGAGACTGAACCCTAACAGGGCTACACATCCTCTGACTCACCACCCTGGCGGTGGAGTTTCCCCTCAAGAGTCTCCCTTGCAATCAACCCCTCGAGGTTTTGCAATCCGCCATTCAAACCAGGCTGGAGGAGCTGTAGCGGTGGGATGTGCCGAGTCAGTAAAATTCTGTTCCATAGCGATGCCATCGAGATTTCGGGTTGTCCAGCACCGGGAGTTAGCGACCATCATGAGGGCTGCAAACTTTAACCTACCGCAGCTCAGATAACTTCCAGGATGCCTACAACCGCTCTGCAACCTGACATCGACAGGGTTAGGAACCGGGTGGCAGGAGGTCGGTGAGGGACAGGGCGAGGCTGGGAAATGCCAGGGGCGCAGCCTGATTCGGTTCGGTGAGAATCAGATGGCTGGTGTAGCCCCTCGGAGTTGGGTTACGGAAGATGTGAAGTTGGCGGTTTTTCAGATCCAACACCCAATAATCATCAATGCCTGACTGGGCATAGAGTTTATCCTTAATTTCACAGTCCTGTTTCAGCGTCGAGTCGGCCACCTCCACCACAAGGTAGATATCACTGGAGCGGGGATGACGATCGACGTAATCTAAGACAGTTCCCCTGACGATGGTTAGATCCGGTTCTGGCTCTGAAAAATCATCCAGTTGCATCGGATCTTGAGTACTCACAAACACAGGCTGTGCCGCTAGCAGTTGATCCAATCCCTTCGCAAGCAAGCGGAGAGCCGTTACGTGAAGAGTCCCTTTGGCAGCCATCAGAGTAATTTGTCCAGCCAGTAATTCTGTCCGTTCCAGGGGGGTGAGAATGCCCAACTCGCTCATTCTGTGGTAGTCCTGCACAGTCCAGCGCTTGAGATCGGTTGGCTCTAGGGTGACGGTAGGGCCGTAAAGGCTGTTTGAGTGCGTCATGATGGGGAAGGGCAGTTGATATGTCCCAGAAATTTTGACCGATTCGGCCAGGAGTCCCTACCATGACGGCCACGATTTCCATTAACGAGATGGAACTTTCCCCCGGCAGCACGGTGAGCATTCACAATCTGTCCTGGCAGGATTTTGAATCCATCTTGACGGGATTGGGGGAAAAGCGCAACACCCGGATCGCATACTATCGAGGCACTTTAGAGATTTTGAGATTTTGGCCTCGAAATAAGTGGCGCAGCATCCAAGCCAACAATGTGACGATCAGAGTCGGGGTTTGTCCAGCTAAGCAAGGTCAGAGAAAGATCGCAGCCATAGGGGTGCTGAATCCCGGTAGCAGCGGTGATGTCAGGGTATCCCCTGCAAGAAGCGTGGCAACCAGTTGCAGTTGGGCGTTGGTACGGCGATAAATTTCCAGGGTTTTCAGTTGCCAATTGGCAATCCAATATTCCTGAACCCCTTGCAGGGAATAGAGCTTGAGCTTAACTTCCCGATCGCGCTGTTCGTTGAGTTCACCGGGCGAGAGCACTTCGACCATTAACTCCGGGGCGACGGTGAGGTGTCCGGCTTGATCAATGCCATGGGCGAGGCGTTCCTGACTGATCCAAACCACATCGGGAATCACGGCATCGGTGGGGGTAAAAATGACACCGGGTGTTTGGAAGGGTTTACCGAATTGAGTTTGTCTAGACCAACGTCCAAGCTCAAAATAGAGATTCCCGCCTGCATCTTGATGGCGGATGTGGGGGGCACGGGTCACAAACAGCACTCCATCCATGATTTCATAGCGTTTCCAACCGCCATCGTCGGGCATGGCATCGAGATCTCGGGTTGTCCAGCGCAGGGAGTTGGCGACCATAGGAGTTACGGTTGATCTTGGTTTTCACCTGAGTGGGTCATGAGGCTCAAGCTTCCCAGGAGTCGCAAAATAAATCCAAGGGAAAGTGCCCGTAGGTTGCCCCCGATCGCTGCGGATCATGGCTCTGGCACGTAACGAGTACCCCACGATAGGAGCCGGTATAGGTATCCGAATAGAAGGACTGACGTTGGGTATTAAATTTCAGATAGACACCCCCAGTGGTTGCGGGGAGACTCTCTAGTTGAGTCTCTGCCCCAAACGCCAAACCAAACCCCTGAAGATAGGATTGCAATGCCTGGAATGCCTCCGTCATCGTATCCGCACAAATTCCCAAAGTTTGGTAGTCAAACTCACCGATAACCGCGAGGAGTGCCTGCCGCACTTGAATTTTCTCCTGTGAAGAATTAATTGGAGTATTCTGATTACAGCTATAGGCTGCGAGGATTTCCAGGGTTTTTTTGCAGGGTGGGATCGGTCACAGGTTTGGATCGTAAAGATGGGGTAAAGACGGAGGAGTTTTTGTGTAATTGACTGCTGAAAAGCTATCATTGCCTCCCCTATGGTTTGGCATTGATGAGATTTGTGGCAAGCTTTGGGTTCTAGCTTAACAGACACAGGTACAGGTGCCCTTGATGAGCGGAGATGGTCAAAGTCAATATCCCCCGACGTTAGGGCAGGATTGGGAGGAAGTGCTCCTTCAACAGCGACCCCGGAGCTTAAAGACCTTGATCGATGCCTTACCGGGAATTGTGTTTTTCTGCGACAGCGACGCTGAGTGGTCAATGAAGTACCTGAGTCGCGGATGTCTGGCTTTAACGGGCTATACCAGTGAAGAATTGGTGGGGCCAGAGCGTCTGGTTTCCTACAACGCCATTACCCATGCCGATGACTTACCGAAGGTTTTAGCCACCATTAGTCGGGCGATCGCCTTGCAACAATCCTACGTAATTGAGTATCGCATTTGCACCAAGTCTGGGCAGCAGAAATGGCTCTGGGAAAAAGGCCATGTGGTCATGGACGAGGCGGGGCAATTTGTAGGCCTGGAAGGATTTATTACGGATATTAGCGACTTAAAATCAACGGAAGCAAAGTTACTGCAAACAACTTCGGAGTTGCAGGCCATTTTTCAAGCCCTGCCCGATTTGTACTTTCGCCTGGATGGCAACGGCACCATTCTGGACTACCATGCGGGCCGCCCTGAGGATTTGTATCTTTCACCCAGGGAATTTCTCGGTCAACGGATGCACTCGCTCTTACCGGGGGAAGTCTGTCAACAATTTGAGCAAGCCATTGAGTCCGTAGTGAACACCAACTCCCTCGTCACCATTGAGTATGAACTCCTGATCGCAGGGTGCCCTCAAGCCTTTGAAGCTCGCCTCTCTCCCCTGTTAGCCCAGGAAATCATTGTCATTATCCGCAATATCACCGATCGCAAGCAGGCAGAAGCTCACATTCGCC
This region of Neosynechococcus sphagnicola sy1 genomic DNA includes:
- a CDS encoding Uma2 family endonuclease translates to MTHSNSLYGPTVTLEPTDLKRWTVQDYHRMSELGILTPLERTELLAGQITLMAAKGTLHVTALRLLAKGLDQLLAAQPVFVSTQDPMQLDDFSEPEPDLTIVRGTVLDYVDRHPRSSDIYLVVEVADSTLKQDCEIKDKLYAQSGIDDYWVLDLKNRQLHIFRNPTPRGYTSHLILTEPNQAAPLAFPSLALSLTDLLPPGS
- a CDS encoding Uma2 family endonuclease; its protein translation is MVANSLRWTTRDLDAMPDDGGWKRYEIMDGVLFVTRAPHIRHQDAGGNLYFELGRWSRQTQFGKPFQTPGVIFTPTDAVIPDVVWISQERLAHGIDQAGHLTVAPELMVEVLSPGELNEQRDREVKLKLYSLQGVQEYWIANWQLKTLEIYRRTNAQLQLVATLLAGDTLTSPLLPGFSTPMAAIFL
- a CDS encoding DUF1824 family protein, with the translated sequence MPPCKKTLEILAAYSCNQNTPINSSQEKIQVRQALLAVIGEFDYQTLGICADTMTEAFQALQSYLQGFGLAFGAETQLESLPATTGGVYLKFNTQRQSFYSDTYTGSYRGVLVTCQSHDPQRSGATYGHFPLDLFCDSWEA